The window TTGATAAGCAACTGCTTTAACGGTTACGTCAATATTGCCATTAGTTGCTTTAGAATAAGGACAAACAGTATGAGCTTTATCCGCTAATTCTTGAACTTGGCTTAATTCTTTCCCTTCAATGGCTACATCTAATTCAACGCCGATTTTAAAACCATTGTCTGTTGGATCAGCTAGCAATTCAACCGTTGCCGTTACTTGGGATTTTCCAGCAACCTTTTGTTGTCCCATGACTAATTCTAAGGCTGAATTAAAGCAAGCACTATATCCTAGAGCAAATAATTGTTCAGGATTGCTTCCTTGTCCTTTTCCGCCCATTTCTTTAGGTGTAGATACATTGACTGAAAAAGAACCATCAGGTAATTGACTTTTCCCATTACGTCCACCAGTATTAATTGCTTGAGTGTGATATAAAACTTTAGATTCTGTCATATAAAAAATCTCCCTTCAACTTTTGTTAACGTATTCTACCTCTGTTATTCTAACGCATCTAGGAAAGATTTGGCTACTAATGTGCTTGTGAATTCTAAGGATATGCTTGAATGTAATTCATGTTGTTCTACTGAAAAGTAAGGTTTTCATTCGTGCGGAATGTAAATAGAAATTAAAAAAAGTATCCAAATGAAAGAGCTTTGTTGCTATCATTAACCAGATATTGAACGAACTTTATCTTTGTAATCGAGGATTGCTTTTAGCATTTGATAGCTTGGATTAAGAGGATAAATGGGCGATATTCGGTTGTTTATTGATTCAAAAGGCTGCGGAAGTGAAGGATCTTACGATTCAATGGAATCAAACGTTGAAGCAACAAATCTTGTTAAGAGATTTTATGTGGGATCGACAAGTAGCTGGATTAAGCTAGAAAGTAGTAAAGTATGATAAACTAAGTAAAAACCTAAATAAAAGGAGAGAATGCTGATGCCATTTGTTCATATTGAAATGTTAACAGGGCGTACCCCTGAGCAGAAACAGCAATTAGTGAAGGAAGTAACGGAAGCCGTAGTCCGAAATACGGGAGCGCCTAGTGAAAAAATCCATGTGATTATTCGAGAAATGCTGCCAACTGAATATGCTCAGGATGGAGTATTTAAAGGGTAAACTTAATTTCTGTAGCAATCAAGAGTATGTTCTAAAACAATCAGCATACTCTTGACGGGAATCAAAGGAGGTAAGCTATTGTTTGATGACAGTGAAATAATTGAAATTAAAATTTTGCAAATTTTGGACACAGAAGAAAAATGGTGGCAAAGTCTTGAAATTGCCAAACTACTTAATCAGTCAAAATCAACGACTCAAAAATATTTAAAGTTATTAAAGGAAAAAATTTCAACCTTTGATAAAGAGTTAGTAGATATAGAAATAAGTAGTAGCCGAGGAATCTTTTTTACACGAGCGCCATCATTTAATTTACAGTTTCTATATACTGAAATACTCAAAGAGCTCCTATTATATTCGGTTGTTGAAAGTTTTATTTATGATGGAGCATTATCAATCACCCAATTTTCAATGGTTCATTATGTCAGTGTTACATCAATAAGAAGAAAATATACAATCATTCAAGATTATTTAGAAAAATTAGAACTAACAATAAAAAAAGATCAACTTATTGGGGAAGAAAAGCAAATTAGATGGTTCTTAACTCATTTCTTTTGGGAAGTCTACCAAAGTTCAGAGTGGCCCTTTTCCACTATTTCAAAAAATGAGCTAACTACAATTGTCAGAGATATTGAAGACAAGTTCAGTTTGCAATTAATTCCTGAAATGAGAGAACAATTACTTTATTGGTTAGCAGTGAATATCATTCGTACGAATAAAGGGTATAAGTTGCCAATTGATGAAGAAATTGATCTATATTTAAAAGATCATCCTGTTTTTTTTGAGTTTAGGGGAGTAATTAGAGCGAAATTTTATAATCCGATTCGGTCGGAAAAAGAATTTTTGGGGAATGTAGGTGAAGTGCAACATCTCTTTTTTCTATGCACGATTTTCCCAGTTTTAGAAGGGGAGGAAACTCTAAGCACAATTAACTATCAAATGCATAAAAATAAACAGACACAAATGTATGCTGCAACTCAAAGGTGGATCACTATGTATGAAGAGTTATTTGATTCAATTGATGGTGATTTAAAGAAGAATCAAATCGAAAAAAAATTACTACGAATCCATAGTTATTCTTATTTATATAAAATGGGCGATGATCTTTTTCATACTCACGATTATATCGATGATCTTTTTGTGAAATATCCGAATTATTCTAAAAAAATGAATCAATTATATCAACAAATACAACCTTCAAATGAACTGGTTTTAAAAAATCAACAGTATCTA is drawn from Carnobacterium gallinarum DSM 4847 and contains these coding sequences:
- a CDS encoding organic hydroperoxide resistance protein — encoded protein: MTESKVLYHTQAINTGGRNGKSQLPDGSFSVNVSTPKEMGGKGQGSNPEQLFALGYSACFNSALELVMGQQKVAGKSQVTATVELLADPTDNGFKIGVELDVAIEGKELSQVQELADKAHTVCPYSKATNGNIDVTVKAVAYQEI
- a CDS encoding 2-hydroxymuconate tautomerase — encoded protein: MPFVHIEMLTGRTPEQKQQLVKEVTEAVVRNTGAPSEKIHVIIREMLPTEYAQDGVFKG
- a CDS encoding helix-turn-helix domain-containing protein yields the protein MFDDSEIIEIKILQILDTEEKWWQSLEIAKLLNQSKSTTQKYLKLLKEKISTFDKELVDIEISSSRGIFFTRAPSFNLQFLYTEILKELLLYSVVESFIYDGALSITQFSMVHYVSVTSIRRKYTIIQDYLEKLELTIKKDQLIGEEKQIRWFLTHFFWEVYQSSEWPFSTISKNELTTIVRDIEDKFSLQLIPEMREQLLYWLAVNIIRTNKGYKLPIDEEIDLYLKDHPVFFEFRGVIRAKFYNPIRSEKEFLGNVGEVQHLFFLCTIFPVLEGEETLSTINYQMHKNKQTQMYAATQRWITMYEELFDSIDGDLKKNQIEKKLLRIHSYSYLYKMGDDLFHTHDYIDDLFVKYPNYSKKMNQLYQQIQPSNELVLKNQQYLMKAYMLLCYEEFEMINYEKNILICLSIGDGSTYEGIMKNELKTKFQDNYNLKFISQKESADIWITNLPITNPDDSKYQVSVNNYFTKRDYKYIENFFIEIIGKASIADN